In one window of Henckelia pumila isolate YLH828 chromosome 1, ASM3356847v2, whole genome shotgun sequence DNA:
- the LOC140874906 gene encoding transcription factor bHLH144-like, which yields MHSDQPYFHLSGQVGYVMQNSHMPSAFNMPLGIEPLGPFHGVDIQPSDACPRNFVIFDQSNTRSQIIFHPEIGSKFFDFGLADGASILRGKDDGKDANYEGKNFSLLKEDSDDIDALLSMEDVENEEYDDDELSTARTDAKYECDSPDSCSNYESPPRKRSDFGTSSVIHCDYKKGERMRTMVKGLRRMVPGAKQMSAVTVLDEAVQYLKSLKAQVHNLETGNSENHARS from the coding sequence ATGCACAGTGATCAGCCATACTTTCATCTGTCTGGTCAAGTGGGCTATGTTATGCAAAATTCTCATATGCCCTCTGCGTTTAACATGCCCTTGGGTATTGAACCTCTTGGGCCCTTCCATGGTGTTGATATCCAACCCTCTGATGCGTGCCCCAGAAATTTTGTTATCTTTGATCAATCTAATACCAGAAGCCAGATAATTTTTCATCCCGAAATAGGTTCCAAATTCTTCGATTTTGGTCTTGCTGATGGTGCATCAATCTTGAGAGGCAAAGATGATGGGAAGGATGCAAACTATGAGGGAAAAAATTTCTCACTTCTGAAAGAAGATTCAGATGATATTGATGCACTTTTGAGCATGGAAGATGTAGAAAACGAAGAATATGACGATGATGAGTTGAGTACAGCACGAACAGATGCCAAATATGAATGCGACTCTCCAGATTCGTGCTCTAACTATGAGTCGCCTCCCAGAAAGAGGTCAGATTTTGGGACATCTTCTGTGATTCACTGCGACTACAAAAAGGGTGAGAGAATGAGGACAATGGTGAAGGGATTAAGAAGAATGGTTCCTGGAGCCAAACAGATGAGTGCCGTGACCGTCCTCGATGAGGCTGTTCAATACCTCAAGTCCCTTAAGGCACAAGTGCATAATCTGGAAACTGGGAATTCAGAAAACCATGCTCGGAGCTGA
- the LOC140874907 gene encoding glucan endo-1,3-beta-D-glucosidase-like, whose protein sequence is MAKSLLSLPLLGLSLIILLFVSGGIRKPAVDASGQGTWCVPRPSTSEQTLTDNINFACTVVDCSLIQEGGACFYPSNLLNHASVAMNLYYQKQGRHSWNCDFKKSGIIVVTDPSYGKCKFELSY, encoded by the exons ATGGCCAAGTCACTTCTTTCGCTTCCCCTTCTTGGTTTGTCTCTTATAATCTTGCTCTTCGTATCAG GTGGAATTCGGAAGCCTGCGGTCGATGCATCTGGACAG GGAACTTGGTGCGTGCCAAGGCCCTCGACCTCAGAACAGACGCTAACGGATAACATAAACTTTGCGTGTACCGTAGTGGATTGCAGCTTGATCCAAGAGGGAGGCGCCTGTTTTTATCCTAGCAATCTTCTGAATCATGCTTCAGTTGCCATGAACCTTTACTACCAGAAACAGGGAAGACATTCTTGGAACTGTGATTTCAAGAAATCGGGAATCATTGTTGTCACTGACCCTA GTTATGGGAAATGCAAATTCGAGCTTTCCTACTAA
- the LOC140874905 gene encoding uncharacterized protein, protein MSSFIRMQNNSPSPHSQFFSSLRQVEKRLKLEDPAQQSSALSPPPPGERRENTEQTDSLGTPIYLNYKQPPLTTDGNISTLQESEVPREFLTDSADFPPIQNSPPGENHLSAETTVAHDERSNLGDDIELLMQLLQLSDSGEQMKKRTNLFNVGCDDGFYRKIAGLKGPKSLRELERLEGWINHFLNGEEREPFVLAHLLLAKAALWHSDDNCDGFGGFEFPSTIDEFLEKDPPLD, encoded by the coding sequence ATGTCCAGTTTTATCAGAATGCAAAATAATTCACCTTCTCCACATTCTCAATTTTTCTCCTCTCTAAGACAAGTGGAGAAAAGGCTTAAACTTGAAGACCCCGCGCAACAATCCTCCGCTCTTTCACCACCGCCGCCGGGGGAACGCCGTGAAAACACGGAACAAACTGATTCTCTGGGTACCCCCATTTACCTCAACTACAAGCAACCGCCCCTCACCACCGATGGGAACATCTCAACCCTCCAAGAAAGTGAAGTCCCCCGCGAGTTTCTCACGGATTCCGCAGATTTCCCACCAATTCAAAACAGCCCACCTGGGGAAAATCATTTAAGCGCGGAAACCACCGTTGCTCATGATGAAAGAAGTAATCTTGGTGATGACATTGAGCTGTTGATGCAGCTCTTGCAGCTGTCGGATTCTGGGGAGCAGATGAAAAAGAGAACCAACCTGTTTAATGTGGgttgtgatgatggattttatAGGAAGATCGCCGGGTTGAAGGGTCCCAAGAGTTTGAGAGAATTAGAGAGACTAGAGGGGTGGATTAATCATTTCTTGAATGGTGAGGAGAGAGAACCGTTTGTATTGGCCCATTTGCTATTGGCTAAAGCTGCTTTATGGCATTCAGATGATAACTGTGATGGATTTGGAGGTTTTGAATTCCCCTCTACCATTGATGAGTTCTTGGAGAAAGATCCACCTTTAGATTAG